In Planctomycetaceae bacterium, the sequence CCACCAGCGGTCGGAGTTATTGACCCAGCTTCCATCCTTGCGCACGCGCTGGGCCAGGTGGTCGATCAGTTCGTGCCGCCAGTTGTGCCCGGCCCCTTCCGGGTCGGTGATGACGTCCTGGCCCCAGGCCCGCAACGCCTTGGCGAAGACGTGGTAGTAGTAATACAGCCCCGCCTGCGACTGCGCCTGGGGCATGTTGGGGTTGGCGTCCAGCCGCCAGTACTTGCGGATCCAGTCGAAGGCCGCCCGCACCCGCGGGTCGTCGCGCTTCACGCCGGCATAGAGGAACGACTTGAAACCGGTATACGTCATCGTGCCGTAGCTGCGGGCGCCCTGGGCGTCCTTGGGGAACCGGTAGACGAACCCCCCGTCGTTGGAGCCCTGCGACGCCCAGTCCATCCTGTTGGTCTCGGTGTTGTTCTGCAGGCGGCTGATGAAGGCCATCGCCTGCTGCATCGCCGGGTCGTCGGCCGGCACGCCCGCCTCGTGAAGGGCTTCCATCCACATCCCCACCACGCTCAGGTCGCCCGAGGCCGCCCCCTTGGCGTACCCCAGCCCCCCCACGTTCGGGTCGTCCGCGGCGATGGCTTTACCGTCAGTCGACTCGGCGCCGGCCACGATCTGCAGGCTCTTGAGGTAGGCCGTCAAATCCTTCACGTGGGAGGCGTACTCGGGACTTTTCGCCGCCGCCAGCGCCATCAGCGCCACGGCGGAGGTGTAGCTCGATCCGCCTTCCTCAGCGACATACACTCCCCCGTCAGACTGCTTGAATGTCAGCAAAACCTCGTAGGCGCGTTTCACCGCCGGATGTTCCACGCCATAGCCCGGATGCTGCACCAGGGCCTTGAGCACCATCGCCGTGATCGGCGGAGCCGCGGTGCTGCGCCCGGTCGACCAACTCCCGTCGCCCTGGCGCTGGCGGAGCAGGTACATCGCGCCGGCGTCGAGCAACGCCTGGGCCTTGGCGCGGTGGGCGGCGTCCAAGGCCGACTCGGGCAGGTTCGCCACGCCGCGCCACGCCGCGCCCGCCGGCGCCGGCTGCGACGCGCTTGTCCGAGCGGGCGCGGTGGCCGCGGAACTCTTGCCCGACTTGGCGCTGCTGCACCCGGTCATGCTCACGCTCAAGGCCGCCAGCAGCAACGCCGCCGCCACGCCCGACCGCCGGTTCGAGATGCTGTCAGTGATTGTCATCAGTTCATGCTCCTTCCTTCCTGCAGCAGCCTCAGGGGCTGTCGGCAGGCAGCGTTGATCGCCGGCCACACGCCGGCGATCAGGCAAAGCGCGATCGTGGCGCCGATGCCGTAAAGCAACATATCCCAGGGAATCACAAACGTGGCGTGTACACCCCACATCTCCTTGCTGGAGGCGATGCCCGTCCACGAAATCAAAGTCCCAAACAGCAGGCTGGCCACCGTGGCCACCAGGGCGATCAGCACGCCCTCGGCCAGGATCAGCCTCAGCAGTTGCCATCGCGTCATTCCGATTCCGCGCAGGATTCCGATCTCCCAGTTGCGCACGCGCACCGACGTCATCATCGTCCCTACCACCGCCAGCGCCGACAGACCCAGCGCCATCAGCGGATAGGTCGTGAGGCTGTCGAGGATCCCGCCGGCGCGGTTCATCAGGGCGCTGGTGACGGCGTGCATATCTGTCACCGTGACCGAAGCGGCGCTGTCAATCATCAACCGCGGTGGGCCGCTCATGCCGCCGCGCCGGCCCCGTCCGCCCCCGCCCCGCCCGGCCATACCGCCCATCCCGCTTCCACCCCCACCCGGGCCGCCGCCCATCATCCCCCCGTTTGTGCCGCCGCCCCTGTTGGCCGGTCGCGATGACGGCAGGACCACTCTGGCGTTGGGATCGGCGATCCGCACGATCGGCAGTTCCAGATCCAGCGGGCTTCTGCCGTCTTCCATCTTCAGCCAGAAGTTCTTGTACGCCGCGCCGGGATACGCCGCCGCCGCCGTGGCCGTCGGAACAATCACCAGCCCGCCGACGCGACCCATCGAACGCATCTGCGAAAACTTCGTCAGCCACTGCCAACCGGGAATTTCGATCACCCCTGCGATGGTGTATTTCAGTCGCGCCGTCGCCCCGCCCATTGAATCCATCTCGATCGTCTGGCCGACGTCGTACTTCTCCGGGGCGCGGTTGTAGAAGCTATCGGTGAGCAGACACGCGTCGCCCTGCTCCAGCCGGGCGAAGGCCTCCTTCGCCCTGCCACGTACGAAATTGGCCTGCATCATCCCATCGCGCTCGTCGAGCAGCTTATGGACATCGCAGCCGAGGTAGATCACCGTCCGGGCGAAGACACCCTTGATGACCTCGTCGGCCTTCATCACGTGCTCGGGCAAGTCCGTCACGTCCGGATGCTGCATGATCATCGCCACCACTTTCCCCGACGCCACGCCCGGCAGTTTTTCCACGGCCGCCAGCGACTCCTCCGCAATCCCGTCGGGCTGCACGGTGATCACGGCGTCGGGGCTGCGGGCGCTGAGCACGAAGGGCCTGAGCATCGACTGCCCCCAGATCTGCACCGTGACGTACAGCCCCAGGCCCACCATCAGGGCCGTCGCGCACCCGACGGTGCGCCACAGCCCCGCGCTGAGCTGCCGCGCCAGCAGGCGGTGATTCAGCCCCAGCGGCAAGGCCGCCGCCCGGGACAATACCCGCTCGCACAGCGCGATCGTAAAGGGCAGCAGCAAGGCAAAACCCGTGATCGCTGCCAGGCAACTGATCGGCAGGGCGATCGGGGCGCGCCACGTCTCAGGGACGATCTCCGTCAGCGTCACCACCGGATTGACCGCGACCAGCGCCAGCCCCACCGGGACCAGCCACGCCGGAACGCCCGCCGACTGCAGCAGCGGCGAAATGCTCATGCTCTCCAGCGGTTTGCGACGCGAGGCAAATATCGCCGGAACGATCGGCGCAGCCGCCGTGGCGCCATAGGCCGTCAGCGCCCCCAGCGCCGCCCAGAGCCCGACGTGCAGCGGTACGTCCTGCCCCGCCAGCGAGGGGATCTGCGAGACGCTCCATTTCATCACGAAAATGCCTGTCAACAATCCCAGCAGGTATCCTGCCGTCGCCACCACCAGTGCCTCGGCGGCGATCAGCCCCACCACCCCGCCGCGCGTCATCCCCACCGCCCGCATCATCGCCAACTGCCGCGAGCGCTCCTGCAGCCCGATATTGAGCGTGCTGAATATCACGAACATCGCCGCCAGAATCGCCAGGTTCATCCCCGCGTTGCGCAGCAGCGGGAAGAATCCCGCGCCCGACCGCTGCGCCATGCCCCCCATGCGCGCCGCTTCGCTCTGAAAGTCGCTGTTGGTCTGGACGTCGATAGGTTGCTGGAGCCTGTGGGCGGCCGTCACCAACTCGTCCAGGAACCGCTCCTGAGAGACGCCATTCTTGAGCTTGAGCAATGCGCGATTGGTGGCCGGCGGCGCCCCGGTCAACCGCTGGAAGGCGTCATTGGAAACGTACATCGCCGCCAGGGTGCGGTTCTGCACCGGCAGCTTGATGACCCCGCCGATACGCACCTTCTGCCGGCCGGCGGTGGTGGTAATCTGAAACGCCGTGCCCAGGGTGCCGGCAGGAGGCTCGGGGGTTCGGCCAAATGGAGAGCCCCTTGCGGGAGTCGGCGGCGCTGCCGGCTGGGTCGTGGCCACGACCGCCAGACGTGACGCCATCGTATAATCGATCACGACCTCGTTCGCATCCGCGTCGCTGACCCACTTGCCCCGCTCCAGCGGGAAAGGCGGCTCCGGGTCGCCCGAGGCCAGCAGAGGCCACGTCATCCCCATCCTTGCCATGGGATTCATCGGCATTGCGCTGGCACTGGCGCCTAAAGCCATGGTGTCGACGCTAGCCTGGCAATACTCCCGCATGCTCTCGACGCTGCGGTGATCGCGCAGCCACGTCAGCAGTTCGGACTTGATCGGGTGTCGGGGCGCCTGAGGGCCCATGCGCATCCGATCCGCCTGCATCTGCGCCCGCGCGGCGCCATAGAGGACCATGTCGAAGGACCCCAGGGCGTGGGCGGAACGCCCAGCGGCCATCTGCGCCTGGGCCATCGTAATGTCCTGTCCGCCGACGAAGACTACCACCATCGCCACCGACGTCACCAGCGCCCCCAGCGCCAGCAGCGTCCGCAGCCAATGCCGGCAATACTGCGCCCACAGCAGTTTGACCGTCAAACGCATGCCGGGGCCTCCTGGCGGTCGAGGATGTCCTGGAACCGCGTCCCAAGGTCCCGCGCCGACTTGAACTGCGACGGCAGCAGGGTTTCGACCACGCGCCCGTCCTTGAGCACTATCACGCGGTCGGCCCACATGGCCACTCCCGGATCGTGCGTCACCGTCACGATCGTGCGAGATTGCTCCTTGCACAGGCGGTGCATCAGTTCGCAGAGATTGCGGCCGCTGGCGCAGTCAAGGTTGCCCGAAGGCTCGTCGGCGAGGATGACGGTCGGGTTGGTAATCATCGCCCGCCCGATCGCCACGCGCTGCTGCTCGCCGCCGGAGAGCTGGTCGGGACGGTGGCGGCGGCGGTCCTTGAGGCCCAGCGTTTCCAGAAGAAACTCGACCTTCTGACGGTCGCCGCTTTGCCCTCGCTCCAGCAGCAGCGGCAGGCGGAGGTTGTCTTCGACGCTGAGCGTGGGAACCAGGTTGAACGCCT encodes:
- a CDS encoding prenyltransferase/squalene oxidase repeat-containing protein; this encodes MTITDSISNRRSGVAAALLLAALSVSMTGCSSAKSGKSSAATAPARTSASQPAPAGAAWRGVANLPESALDAAHRAKAQALLDAGAMYLLRQRQGDGSWSTGRSTAAPPITAMVLKALVQHPGYGVEHPAVKRAYEVLLTFKQSDGGVYVAEEGGSSYTSAVALMALAAAKSPEYASHVKDLTAYLKSLQIVAGAESTDGKAIAADDPNVGGLGYAKGAASGDLSVVGMWMEALHEAGVPADDPAMQQAMAFISRLQNNTETNRMDWASQGSNDGGFVYRFPKDAQGARSYGTMTYTGFKSFLYAGVKRDDPRVRAAFDWIRKYWRLDANPNMPQAQSQAGLYYYYHVFAKALRAWGQDVITDPEGAGHNWRHELIDHLAQRVRKDGSWVNNSDRWWEGHPVLATSFAMLALEEALKAPTQP
- a CDS encoding ABC transporter permease, translated to MRLTVKLLWAQYCRHWLRTLLALGALVTSVAMVVVFVGGQDITMAQAQMAAGRSAHALGSFDMVLYGAARAQMQADRMRMGPQAPRHPIKSELLTWLRDHRSVESMREYCQASVDTMALGASASAMPMNPMARMGMTWPLLASGDPEPPFPLERGKWVSDADANEVVIDYTMASRLAVVATTQPAAPPTPARGSPFGRTPEPPAGTLGTAFQITTTAGRQKVRIGGVIKLPVQNRTLAAMYVSNDAFQRLTGAPPATNRALLKLKNGVSQERFLDELVTAAHRLQQPIDVQTNSDFQSEAARMGGMAQRSGAGFFPLLRNAGMNLAILAAMFVIFSTLNIGLQERSRQLAMMRAVGMTRGGVVGLIAAEALVVATAGYLLGLLTGIFVMKWSVSQIPSLAGQDVPLHVGLWAALGALTAYGATAAAPIVPAIFASRRKPLESMSISPLLQSAGVPAWLVPVGLALVAVNPVVTLTEIVPETWRAPIALPISCLAAITGFALLLPFTIALCERVLSRAAALPLGLNHRLLARQLSAGLWRTVGCATALMVGLGLYVTVQIWGQSMLRPFVLSARSPDAVITVQPDGIAEESLAAVEKLPGVASGKVVAMIMQHPDVTDLPEHVMKADEVIKGVFARTVIYLGCDVHKLLDERDGMMQANFVRGRAKEAFARLEQGDACLLTDSFYNRAPEKYDVGQTIEMDSMGGATARLKYTIAGVIEIPGWQWLTKFSQMRSMGRVGGLVIVPTATAAAAYPGAAYKNFWLKMEDGRSPLDLELPIVRIADPNARVVLPSSRPANRGGGTNGGMMGGGPGGGGSGMGGMAGRGGGGRGRRGGMSGPPRLMIDSAASVTVTDMHAVTSALMNRAGGILDSLTTYPLMALGLSALAVVGTMMTSVRVRNWEIGILRGIGMTRWQLLRLILAEGVLIALVATVASLLFGTLISWTGIASSKEMWGVHATFVIPWDMLLYGIGATIALCLIAGVWPAINAACRQPLRLLQEGRSMN
- a CDS encoding ABC transporter ATP-binding protein, whose product is MPTPPPSLPPVEVSDLSMSFGHGPNEVHALRDINLEVDSGEHLAVIGPSGSGKSTLLHLTAGLAAPTAGRVLIGGKDLSTLKDRALTLLRRRRIGMVFQAFNLVPTLSVEDNLRLPLLLERGQSGDRQKVEFLLETLGLKDRRRHRPDQLSGGEQQRVAIGRAMITNPTVILADEPSGNLDCASGRNLCELMHRLCKEQSRTIVTVTHDPGVAMWADRVIVLKDGRVVETLLPSQFKSARDLGTRFQDILDRQEAPACV